In a genomic window of Flavobacterium sp. KACC 22761:
- a CDS encoding DUF6370 family protein, giving the protein MKNILLATFLFIGIAVQAQDKKKFDKPTIVEASCGECQFGMKGKSCDLAVRIDGKSYFVDGTKIDQHGDAHAKDGFCNAIRKASVTGEIKGNRFVATSFTLIDDKK; this is encoded by the coding sequence ATGAAAAATATACTTTTAGCGACTTTCCTTTTTATTGGGATCGCAGTACAAGCACAAGACAAAAAGAAATTTGACAAACCAACAATCGTTGAAGCTTCTTGCGGAGAATGCCAATTCGGAATGAAAGGCAAAAGTTGTGATTTAGCCGTTCGCATCGATGGAAAGTCCTATTTTGTTGACGGAACAAAAATCGATCAGCATGGTGATGCGCACGCAAAAGATGGTTTTTGCAATGCCATAAGAAAAGCTTCTGTAACCGGAGAAATCAAAGGAAACAGATTTGTTGCCACTTCATTTACCTTAATTGACGATAAAAAATAA
- the purT gene encoding formate-dependent phosphoribosylglycinamide formyltransferase: MKILLLGSGELGKEFVIAAQRIGQTIIAVDSYENAPAMQVAHGFEVINMLDGEALDRIVAKHQPDFIVPEIEAIRTERFYDYEKQGITVVPSAKAANFTMNRKAIRDLAAKELGLRTAKYEYATSAEELQKAVKEVGIPCVVKPLMSSSGKGQSTIKTESDIEKAWQYAVAGSRGDVIEVIVEAFVDFHSEITLLTITQNNNPTLFCAPIGHRQERGDYQESWQPALVSEKDLYEAQDMAEKITEALGGAGLFGVEFFLTNEGVYFSELSPRPHDTGMVTLAGTQNFNEFELHLRAILSLPIFEITLEKAGASAVILASEDSTNPTFSGIEKAAALPKTDFRIFGKPTSRPYRRMGVVLSHDTLSTPINKIIERAKETAKLITVNS, encoded by the coding sequence ATGAAAATACTACTCCTAGGTTCAGGCGAATTAGGCAAAGAATTTGTCATTGCCGCACAACGAATCGGACAAACCATAATCGCAGTTGACAGTTACGAAAATGCACCGGCAATGCAAGTCGCACACGGCTTTGAAGTCATCAACATGCTCGACGGCGAAGCGCTTGACCGAATCGTAGCCAAACACCAACCTGATTTTATAGTTCCTGAAATAGAAGCCATTCGCACCGAACGTTTTTACGATTATGAAAAACAAGGAATCACCGTTGTTCCTTCAGCGAAAGCGGCAAACTTTACGATGAATCGTAAGGCTATTCGTGATTTAGCGGCAAAAGAACTTGGGCTAAGAACTGCAAAATACGAATACGCAACCTCAGCAGAAGAATTGCAAAAAGCTGTTAAAGAAGTTGGAATTCCGTGTGTTGTAAAACCTCTAATGTCTTCTTCTGGAAAAGGACAATCAACAATCAAAACCGAAAGTGATATCGAAAAAGCGTGGCAATACGCCGTTGCGGGTTCACGAGGTGATGTTATTGAAGTGATCGTAGAAGCTTTTGTTGATTTTCATTCAGAAATTACGCTTTTGACGATTACACAAAATAACAATCCAACTTTGTTTTGCGCTCCAATTGGACACAGACAAGAACGTGGCGATTATCAAGAAAGCTGGCAACCGGCTTTGGTTTCAGAAAAAGATTTATACGAAGCTCAAGATATGGCCGAAAAAATTACCGAAGCACTTGGCGGAGCAGGACTTTTTGGTGTCGAATTTTTCTTAACGAATGAAGGGGTTTATTTCTCTGAACTTTCTCCGCGTCCGCACGATACCGGAATGGTAACTTTGGCAGGAACTCAGAATTTCAACGAATTCGAATTGCATTTGCGAGCTATTTTAAGTCTTCCAATTTTCGAAATTACTTTAGAAAAAGCTGGAGCAAGCGCTGTAATTTTAGCATCTGAAGATTCTACAAATCCAACTTTTAGTGGAATCGAAAAAGCAGCTGCTTTACCAAAAACTGATTTCAGAATTTTCGGCAAACCAACTTCAAGACCTTACCGAAGAATGGGAGTTGTTTTAAGTCATGACACACTTTCAACTCCAATTAACAAAATAATAGAACGTGCCAAAGAAACGGCAAAATTAATCACTGTAAATTCTTAA
- a CDS encoding U32 family peptidase, translating into MKKKIEILAPARDLIGGIAAINSGADAVYIGAPQFGARSNANNSIEDVAELVKYAHLFNAQVFVVINTILYDNELETCRAMIWELYDIGVDALIIQDMAIMEMDLPPIVLHASTQANNRDADKIKFLKDAGIKRVVLARELNLHQIKTIYDHADVELEFFVTGALCVSFSGNCYMSVANGERSANRGSCAQNCRLPYNLIDGNGDTLIRNSHLLSIKDLDVSDQIPNLIEAGIVSFKIEGRLKDVAYVKNNVSYLRQKLDSFLEGSDKYIKASSGKCTYTFDSTLSRTFNRGYTDYFVNERHSSIGSWESPKSKGQYIGKLIRTVGGAYEIENGELLNNGDGLCFINENNEADGIYVNKAENGKVYPNVLKEIKDGTFIYRNNDAAFIKIVEREDSAIRKIGTTLLLTENENGFELIATDEDGNVSTVKLEHPKEKTKTGESIEENIKVQLAKTGFTPYSADEINVMFSENWFLPISKINEMRRTVYDQLTEIRLANYVREEHQLVKTSHPYPETKLDFMYNVSNKTARKFYERHGVTEIEKAFELQWDPGKSRVMTTKYCIKYELKKCPIHQKDIVGVKVKEPLVLKQGELEYKLKFNCKPCEMEIWEKDAEFEIEEDHFH; encoded by the coding sequence ATGAAGAAGAAAATCGAAATATTAGCTCCTGCTAGAGATTTAATTGGAGGAATCGCAGCCATAAATAGTGGCGCCGATGCTGTATATATTGGTGCACCTCAATTTGGTGCACGTTCTAATGCCAACAACTCTATCGAAGATGTTGCCGAACTGGTAAAATATGCGCACTTATTTAACGCTCAGGTTTTTGTAGTTATCAATACCATTTTATATGACAACGAATTAGAAACTTGTCGCGCCATGATCTGGGAATTGTACGATATTGGTGTCGATGCCTTAATTATTCAAGATATGGCGATTATGGAAATGGACTTGCCTCCTATCGTGCTTCACGCCAGCACACAAGCCAATAATCGTGATGCAGACAAAATCAAATTCTTAAAAGATGCTGGTATTAAACGTGTCGTTTTAGCACGTGAATTAAACCTTCATCAAATTAAAACAATATACGACCACGCCGATGTTGAGTTAGAGTTTTTCGTAACTGGAGCTTTATGCGTATCCTTCAGCGGGAACTGCTATATGAGTGTGGCAAACGGAGAACGTAGCGCCAATCGTGGTTCTTGCGCACAAAACTGCCGTTTACCTTATAATTTAATCGACGGAAACGGAGATACTTTAATCAGAAACAGCCACTTGCTTTCGATTAAAGATTTAGACGTTTCAGATCAGATTCCGAATTTGATTGAAGCTGGAATCGTTTCTTTCAAAATCGAAGGACGATTAAAAGACGTTGCTTACGTTAAAAACAATGTTTCTTATTTACGTCAAAAATTAGACAGCTTTTTAGAAGGAAGCGACAAATACATCAAAGCTTCGTCTGGAAAATGCACTTATACTTTTGATTCTACTTTAAGCAGAACTTTCAACCGCGGTTATACTGATTATTTCGTGAACGAAAGACACAGCTCGATTGGTTCTTGGGAAAGCCCAAAATCAAAAGGACAATATATTGGTAAATTAATTAGAACTGTCGGTGGTGCATACGAAATCGAAAACGGCGAATTGTTAAACAATGGCGACGGACTTTGCTTCATCAACGAAAATAATGAAGCTGACGGAATCTACGTAAACAAAGCCGAAAACGGAAAAGTTTATCCAAACGTTTTAAAAGAAATCAAAGACGGGACTTTCATTTATAGAAATAACGACGCTGCTTTCATAAAAATAGTAGAAAGAGAAGACAGTGCCATTCGTAAAATCGGAACTACTTTATTGCTTACCGAAAACGAAAACGGTTTTGAATTAATCGCAACCGATGAAGACGGAAACGTAAGTACAGTAAAACTAGAACATCCTAAAGAAAAAACGAAAACAGGCGAATCGATCGAAGAAAACATTAAAGTTCAGTTGGCAAAAACAGGTTTTACACCTTACAGCGCTGATGAAATTAATGTAATGTTCTCTGAAAACTGGTTCCTTCCTATTTCAAAAATCAATGAAATGAGAAGAACAGTTTACGATCAATTAACAGAAATTCGTTTGGCAAATTACGTTCGCGAGGAGCATCAATTAGTAAAAACGTCACATCCTTATCCAGAAACGAAACTGGATTTCATGTACAACGTTTCAAACAAAACGGCTCGTAAATTCTACGAACGCCACGGTGTTACCGAAATCGAAAAAGCGTTCGAATTACAATGGGATCCTGGAAAATCTCGTGTAATGACAACTAAATATTGCATCAAATACGAACTAAAAAAATGCCCAATTCACCAAAAGGATATTGTTGGTGTAAAGGTAAAAGAGCCATTAGTATTGAAACAGGGAGAATTGGAATACAAATTAAAATTCAACTGCAAACCCTGCGAAATGGAAATCTGGGAAAAAGATGCTGAATTTGAGATTGAAGAAGATCATTTTCATTAA
- a CDS encoding PA2169 family four-helix-bundle protein → MIHAEETTTETVKTLEGLISILEDGKLGYTNAAEHVENLAMKADFLDYARERALFIVELQDEINKLGKSTDTSGGGPLGVLHRTWIDIKSAFTGGDTEAIINACITGEEAAIEKYKMALEENHFEHSQVYIVSKQLNSIQNTLSQIKMKGI, encoded by the coding sequence ATGATACATGCAGAAGAAACCACAACAGAAACAGTTAAAACATTAGAAGGATTAATTTCAATTCTTGAAGACGGGAAACTAGGATACACAAATGCCGCCGAACACGTTGAAAATCTAGCTATGAAAGCCGATTTTCTAGATTATGCCCGCGAACGTGCCCTTTTTATTGTAGAACTACAAGACGAAATCAACAAACTTGGTAAATCAACAGACACCTCAGGAGGTGGACCACTTGGCGTCTTGCATCGTACTTGGATTGATATTAAATCAGCATTTACAGGAGGAGACACCGAGGCCATCATAAATGCCTGCATCACCGGAGAAGAAGCCGCCATAGAAAAATACAAAATGGCACTCGAAGAAAACCATTTTGAACACAGTCAAGTTTATATTGTATCAAAACAATTAAATAGTATTCAAAATACTTTATCACAAATTAAAATGAAAGGAATTTAA
- a CDS encoding pyridoxal phosphate-dependent aminotransferase yields MNHILSDRINNLATSQTLAMAALARELKAQGKDIISLSLGEPDFNTPDFIKEAVKKAVDENYSTYSPVEGYLELREAICRKFKRDNDLEYKPTQIVVSTGAKQSLYNIAQVMLNDGDEVILPAPYWVSYFEIVKLSGGVPVEVPTSVETDFKMTPEQLEAAITPKTKMMWFSSPCNPSGSVYSREELTALAKVLEKHPNIYVVSDEIYEHINFSGTFCSIGSIPGMLDRTITVNGVAKAFAMTGYRIGYIGAPEFIAKACTKIQGQVTSGANSVAQRATITAVDADPSVLNHMVEAFHGRRDLVVGLLKEIPGVKINVPEGAFYVFPDVSSFFGKTLKGHEIKDANDVSMYLLAEANVATVTGDAFGNPNCIRFSYATSNDILTEALRRIKVALTA; encoded by the coding sequence ATGAATCATATTCTTTCGGACAGAATCAACAATCTTGCTACTTCGCAAACATTAGCAATGGCTGCATTGGCACGCGAATTAAAAGCACAAGGAAAAGACATTATCAGTTTAAGTTTAGGCGAGCCTGATTTCAACACGCCAGACTTCATTAAAGAAGCAGTAAAAAAAGCAGTAGACGAAAATTACAGCACATATTCTCCAGTAGAAGGTTACTTAGAATTAAGAGAAGCAATCTGCAGAAAATTCAAAAGAGACAATGATTTAGAGTACAAACCAACTCAAATTGTAGTTTCTACAGGAGCAAAACAATCTTTATATAACATTGCACAAGTAATGCTAAACGATGGTGACGAGGTTATCTTGCCAGCACCATACTGGGTTTCTTATTTCGAAATCGTAAAACTTTCTGGCGGAGTTCCTGTTGAAGTTCCGACATCTGTTGAAACCGATTTCAAAATGACACCAGAACAATTAGAAGCTGCCATTACACCAAAAACAAAAATGATGTGGTTTTCTTCTCCATGTAATCCATCAGGGTCTGTTTACAGCAGAGAAGAATTAACAGCATTGGCAAAAGTGTTGGAAAAACACCCAAATATTTATGTAGTTTCAGATGAAATCTACGAGCACATCAATTTCTCAGGAACTTTCTGCAGTATTGGTTCAATTCCGGGAATGTTAGACAGAACAATCACTGTAAACGGAGTTGCAAAAGCATTCGCCATGACAGGATACAGAATTGGTTACATTGGAGCGCCAGAATTCATCGCAAAAGCGTGTACAAAAATTCAAGGACAAGTAACATCTGGAGCAAACTCTGTAGCACAACGCGCTACAATTACAGCTGTAGACGCTGACCCAAGCGTATTAAACCATATGGTCGAAGCTTTCCACGGACGTAGAGATTTAGTAGTTGGATTATTAAAAGAAATTCCAGGAGTAAAAATCAATGTTCCAGAAGGAGCTTTTTACGTATTCCCAGACGTTTCTTCTTTCTTCGGAAAAACTTTAAAAGGACACGAAATCAAAGATGCAAACGACGTTTCGATGTATCTTTTAGCAGAGGCAAACGTGGCAACAGTAACGGGAGACGCTTTCGGAAATCCAAACTGTATTCGTTTCTCTTACGCAACAAGCAACGATATTTTAACAGAAGCATTACGCAGAATCAAAGTGGCTTTGACTGCATAA
- a CDS encoding acyl-CoA desaturase, whose protein sequence is MNNTAPTFARQDNLKFFRTLNSRVNNYFKENNIQKTGNWKLHLKAVILFAVFLTPYFLILTLNMPFWVMLLLSIVMGIGMAGVGMNVMHDGNHGSYSNKSWINKLMGGTIYILAGNVYNWQVQHNVLHHTYTNIPGHDEDLDAGRIIRFTKHAEWHSFHRFQHYYSVFLYGLLTFNWAITTDFKQMRNYLKRKLSYGEPKSPKILWTTLIITKIIYASIWIVLPIVIGITWWKVLLGFFVMHYTTGLILSIVFQLAHVVDHTTNPEPNELGEMDNTWAIHQLYTTTNFAPKNAIVNWYTGGLNHQIEHHIFPNISHIHYGKIAKIVKETAKECNLPYYEYKTMRSAVIAHFKHLRELGMKPELA, encoded by the coding sequence ATGAATAACACTGCACCTACATTTGCAAGGCAAGACAATTTAAAGTTTTTTAGAACACTTAATTCTCGGGTAAACAATTACTTCAAAGAGAATAATATTCAAAAAACCGGAAACTGGAAGTTACATCTAAAAGCCGTTATCCTTTTTGCAGTGTTTCTTACTCCTTATTTTTTGATTCTAACACTTAACATGCCTTTTTGGGTAATGCTTTTATTATCTATCGTAATGGGTATTGGAATGGCAGGCGTTGGAATGAATGTAATGCATGATGGGAATCATGGTTCTTACTCAAACAAAAGCTGGATCAACAAACTAATGGGCGGTACGATTTATATTTTGGCAGGAAATGTTTACAACTGGCAAGTACAGCACAATGTATTGCACCATACATACACAAATATCCCAGGCCACGATGAAGATTTAGATGCGGGACGAATCATCCGTTTCACAAAACATGCTGAATGGCATAGTTTTCACCGTTTTCAACATTATTATTCTGTTTTCTTATATGGATTATTGACTTTCAATTGGGCAATTACAACCGATTTTAAGCAAATGAGAAATTACTTAAAAAGAAAATTATCTTACGGAGAACCAAAAAGCCCAAAAATTCTTTGGACAACTTTAATCATCACAAAAATTATCTACGCATCGATCTGGATTGTATTGCCAATCGTGATTGGAATTACATGGTGGAAAGTACTTCTTGGATTTTTTGTAATGCATTATACAACAGGATTAATCTTGAGTATTGTATTTCAATTAGCACACGTTGTGGATCATACAACTAATCCAGAACCAAACGAATTAGGCGAAATGGATAATACTTGGGCCATTCACCAATTGTACACTACAACTAATTTTGCACCAAAAAATGCAATTGTAAATTGGTACACTGGCGGATTAAACCATCAAATTGAGCATCATATTTTCCCAAATATAAGCCACATTCATTACGGCAAAATTGCAAAAATCGTAAAAGAAACTGCAAAGGAATGCAACTTGCCATATTACGAATACAAAACAATGCGAAGTGCCGTTATTGCTCACTTCAAACATTTACGAGAATTGGGAATGAAGCCAGAATTAGCATAA
- the rsmG gene encoding 16S rRNA (guanine(527)-N(7))-methyltransferase RsmG, translating into MDEILKYFPDLTDLQIKQFQQLDFLYHDWNEKINVISRKDIDSLYTKHILHSLGIAKVMKFEPGTTVLDVGTGGGFPGIPLAILFPETRFYLIDVIAKKIKVVQGVVDALELKNVKAEQKRAELVKGDFDFIVSRAVTNMPDFVSWIKDKIKKQHKHTLKNGILYLKGGDLEEELKDFPNATLYNLADFFEDEFFETKKVVHLPLKFKP; encoded by the coding sequence ATGGATGAGATATTGAAATATTTTCCTGATTTGACGGATCTTCAAATCAAACAATTTCAACAATTAGACTTTTTATACCACGATTGGAATGAAAAAATCAATGTTATTTCTAGAAAAGACATCGATTCATTATATACAAAACACATTTTGCATTCATTAGGAATTGCTAAAGTGATGAAATTTGAACCTGGCACAACTGTTTTGGATGTTGGAACAGGAGGTGGTTTTCCAGGAATTCCCTTGGCAATTCTTTTTCCTGAAACGCGTTTTTATTTAATTGATGTTATTGCCAAAAAAATAAAAGTGGTTCAAGGTGTGGTTGATGCATTAGAATTAAAGAACGTAAAAGCGGAACAAAAACGTGCAGAATTAGTAAAAGGTGATTTCGATTTCATCGTAAGTCGTGCGGTTACTAATATGCCTGATTTTGTTTCATGGATTAAAGATAAAATCAAAAAACAGCATAAACATACTTTGAAGAATGGAATTCTTTATTTAAAAGGAGGCGATTTAGAAGAAGAATTGAAAGATTTTCCAAATGCCACCTTATATAATTTGGCTGATTTTTTTGAAGATGAATTTTTTGAAACTAAAAAAGTGGTGCATTTGCCATTGAAGTTTAAACCTTAA
- a CDS encoding DUF4476 domain-containing protein: protein MKKLFSLYFIFLSCILFAQQYPSSGCLTIFSDNSEMFSVYLNGELQNIQPRSNVTIKNLNQRFYNVKISFENTALKNITKNYVTVMGKDGKTFEDATYKIKIDYKTKKTKLNYYSGKDIVPDFYPNQDSLEANQNPSPNQNVTINNGINISINGKEQSRSNLDYKNRKCPEMSPAEFEIAMASIKKENFDDQKSAIAQNIILNNCLKTNQIAQIAKTFSFADNQMKFAKQAYNSCVDVRNYYLIKDVFSFQVDQQEFMNFINSNK, encoded by the coding sequence ATGAAAAAATTATTTTCTCTTTATTTTATATTTCTTTCTTGCATCCTATTTGCACAACAATATCCATCAAGTGGCTGCTTAACTATCTTTAGCGATAATTCAGAAATGTTTTCTGTTTATTTAAATGGAGAATTGCAAAACATTCAGCCAAGATCAAATGTGACAATAAAAAACCTAAATCAGCGGTTTTACAATGTAAAGATTTCATTTGAAAATACTGCTTTAAAAAATATTACAAAGAATTATGTCACTGTAATGGGCAAAGATGGAAAGACTTTTGAAGATGCAACCTATAAAATTAAGATTGACTATAAAACCAAAAAAACAAAACTCAATTATTATTCGGGAAAAGATATTGTCCCTGACTTTTACCCGAATCAAGATAGCTTGGAAGCAAATCAAAATCCTTCTCCAAACCAGAATGTCACAATCAATAATGGCATTAATATTAGCATTAACGGCAAAGAACAATCGAGATCAAACTTGGATTATAAAAATAGGAAATGCCCAGAAATGAGTCCCGCCGAATTTGAAATTGCAATGGCGTCTATTAAAAAGGAAAATTTTGATGACCAAAAATCAGCAATCGCACAAAACATAATTTTAAACAACTGTCTAAAAACAAATCAAATTGCACAAATAGCCAAAACCTTTTCATTTGCAGATAATCAAATGAAATTTGCAAAACAGGCTTATAATTCTTGTGTAGATGTCAGAAATTATTATTTAATAAAAGATGTTTTTTCATTTCAAGTTGACCAGCAAGAATTCATGAATTTTATAAATTCTAACAAATAA
- a CDS encoding thiol-activated cytolysin family protein, with the protein MKNQLRKATFLALSISTALITSCSNDDNKNDSGTNLNDLQQVAFANKPDKVISSVKTGTQELNPTTGNNEYVYLTTIEKQTTLSPLSIINEVNLDVIYPGSILRGSSFMNATYDPLVLKNAFKPVVLSMSLRGKIPVTASTLPIPSEVRNVITGLMSNSKNDIDYEAIPTYYEYQSDEITTEDSFKKALDAHLNVNVLGGLVKANFGYTQSSSSTATTSYVMVKVRQRLYSMTIDPKYHTDWIDGNINDNNFGTHEPVYVSNVDYGRVAYILIETTKDETYNSKMVKAAVGVALKVVDIGVDVSYSEEFKKLFAQNKVKVMIVGGPLALGGKVSDYNSFVEFLKTPTSSDLVTSSAPISYKIRRLKDNTEVEVKDMYTTQFKELKAN; encoded by the coding sequence ATGAAAAACCAACTTAGAAAAGCAACATTTTTAGCCTTGTCAATTAGTACGGCTTTAATTACTTCTTGTAGTAATGATGACAATAAAAATGATTCAGGAACTAATCTTAATGACCTACAACAAGTAGCTTTTGCCAACAAACCAGATAAAGTAATAAGCTCTGTAAAAACTGGAACACAAGAACTAAATCCTACCACTGGTAATAACGAATACGTTTATCTTACCACAATAGAAAAACAAACTACATTATCACCGCTTTCGATTATTAACGAAGTAAACTTAGATGTTATTTATCCTGGTAGTATTTTACGCGGTTCTAGTTTTATGAATGCAACTTATGATCCGCTTGTGCTTAAAAATGCTTTTAAGCCTGTTGTACTATCAATGTCTTTGAGAGGGAAAATTCCTGTTACAGCCAGTACTCTTCCAATTCCGAGCGAAGTAAGAAATGTAATAACAGGCTTAATGAGTAATAGTAAAAATGATATAGATTATGAAGCTATTCCTACTTATTACGAATATCAAAGTGACGAAATAACCACAGAAGATAGTTTTAAAAAAGCATTAGACGCTCACCTTAATGTAAATGTATTAGGAGGTTTAGTAAAGGCTAATTTTGGATATACACAAAGTAGTAGTTCAACAGCTACTACATCATATGTAATGGTAAAGGTAAGACAACGTTTGTATAGCATGACGATAGACCCAAAATACCATACAGATTGGATTGATGGCAATATCAATGATAATAATTTTGGAACTCATGAACCTGTTTATGTGAGTAATGTAGATTACGGAAGAGTTGCTTATATTCTGATTGAAACTACCAAAGACGAAACATACAACAGTAAGATGGTTAAAGCAGCTGTTGGCGTTGCTTTAAAAGTAGTCGATATAGGAGTAGATGTATCTTACTCTGAAGAGTTTAAAAAATTATTTGCACAAAATAAAGTGAAAGTGATGATTGTAGGTGGTCCACTGGCTTTAGGTGGAAAAGTTAGTGATTACAATAGTTTTGTCGAGTTTCTTAAAACTCCTACTTCCTCCGATTTAGTTACTTCTTCAGCACCAATATCCTATAAAATAAGACGATTAAAAGACAACACTGAAGTTGAAGTAAAAGATATGTACACTACTCAATTTAAAGAATTAAAAGCAAACTAA
- the pruA gene encoding L-glutamate gamma-semialdehyde dehydrogenase, with protein sequence MLKGFFHVPKAVNEPVKSYAPNSPEKAAVQAAYTTMWNSQIDVPLYIGSEEIRTGNTRNITAPHDHKHVVGKYHLAEKQHIEKAIANALEARKAWANMAWEQRAAIFLKAAELIAGPYRARINAATMIGQSKNIHQAEIDSSCELIDFLRYNVEFMTQIYNDQPKSDSTVWNRVEYRPLEGFVYAITPFNFTAIAANLPASAAMMGNVVVWKPSDSQVFSAKIIIDVFKEAGVPDGVINVVFGDALMITDTVLASRDFAGIHFTGSTHVFKDIWAKIGANIHNYKTYPRIVGETGGKDFIIAHPSANVKQVATGITRGAFEFQGQKCSAASRAYIPQSLWPAVKEQLIADVKSMKMGSPEDFGNFITAVIHEGSFDKLASYIDQAKKDADAEIIVGGNYDKSVGYFIEPTVIVTTNPKYTTMETELFGPVITIYVYEDAKWEEALELVDTTSEYALTGAVFSQDRYAIEVATTKLQNSAGNFYINDKPTGAVVGMQPFGGARASGTNDKAGSALNLLRWASPRTIKETFVTPEDYRYPFLG encoded by the coding sequence ATGTTAAAAGGATTCTTTCATGTACCAAAAGCGGTAAACGAGCCAGTTAAAAGCTACGCACCGAACTCACCAGAAAAAGCAGCAGTTCAGGCAGCTTACACCACAATGTGGAATTCTCAAATTGACGTTCCTTTATATATTGGAAGCGAAGAAATCAGAACTGGAAATACAAGAAACATTACAGCTCCACACGATCACAAACACGTTGTTGGAAAATATCATTTAGCTGAAAAACAACATATCGAAAAAGCAATCGCTAATGCACTTGAAGCAAGAAAAGCATGGGCAAACATGGCATGGGAACAACGTGCTGCTATTTTCTTGAAAGCTGCTGAGCTTATTGCAGGACCATACAGAGCGCGCATCAACGCTGCAACAATGATTGGTCAATCTAAAAATATTCACCAAGCAGAAATCGATTCTTCTTGCGAATTAATCGACTTTTTACGTTACAATGTTGAGTTTATGACTCAAATCTACAACGATCAGCCAAAATCAGATTCTACTGTTTGGAACCGTGTAGAATATAGACCATTAGAAGGTTTTGTTTACGCAATTACTCCATTCAACTTTACTGCTATTGCTGCAAATCTTCCTGCAAGTGCTGCTATGATGGGTAACGTTGTGGTTTGGAAACCAAGTGACAGCCAAGTATTTTCTGCAAAAATAATCATCGATGTTTTCAAAGAAGCTGGAGTTCCAGACGGCGTTATCAACGTAGTTTTCGGAGATGCTTTAATGATTACGGATACTGTTTTAGCGAGCCGTGATTTTGCTGGTATTCACTTTACAGGATCAACTCATGTATTTAAAGATATTTGGGCTAAAATTGGTGCAAACATTCACAACTATAAAACATATCCAAGAATCGTTGGAGAAACTGGAGGTAAAGATTTTATCATTGCTCATCCAAGTGCAAACGTAAAACAAGTAGCTACAGGAATCACTCGTGGAGCATTTGAATTCCAAGGACAAAAATGTTCTGCTGCATCTAGAGCTTACATTCCACAAAGTTTATGGCCTGCTGTAAAAGAGCAATTAATTGCTGATGTAAAATCAATGAAAATGGGTTCTCCAGAAGATTTTGGAAACTTTATTACGGCAGTTATCCACGAAGGTTCTTTTGATAAATTAGCAAGTTATATTGACCAAGCTAAAAAAGATGCTGACGCTGAAATCATCGTTGGAGGAAATTATGACAAATCAGTTGGATACTTTATTGAGCCAACGGTTATTGTAACAACCAACCCAAAATATACTACAATGGAAACGGAGTTGTTTGGACCAGTTATCACGATTTATGTTTATGAAGATGCTAAATGGGAAGAGGCTTTAGAATTAGTTGATACTACTTCTGAGTACGCTTTAACAGGAGCGGTTTTCAGCCAAGATCGTTATGCTATTGAAGTAGCTACAACGAAACTACAAAATTCAGCCGGTAACTTCTATATCAACGACAAACCAACTGGTGCTGTTGTTGGAATGCAACCATTTGGCGGAGCAAGAGCTTCTGGAACTAATGATAAAGCAGGTTCTGCATTGAACTTATTGCGTTGGGCTTCTCCAAGAACGATCAAAGAAACATTTGTAACTCCTGAGGATTACAGATATCCATTCTTAGGTTAA